A part of Miscanthus floridulus cultivar M001 chromosome 6, ASM1932011v1, whole genome shotgun sequence genomic DNA contains:
- the LOC136457773 gene encoding uncharacterized protein isoform X1: MAPAGGGDEVGESGGPSKRRRVERSAAGGAKEGQSLGVESGSGKSKDPVMSKGWIEYLEVRCEDSQRIIREIEDLKSEVDEDLRQLGYCKENEKLRADLAVKVKERHCLMKRIEELEAKIDFLRKRTEELEAINDGLPKRNEELQAKNDDLTKQNKELQARNDSLTKGNEELQAKNDDLHKNQVVSADSIQANDAELATQKEEIKSLKAYLGEESYSKKKDFCQQKIEDGEKLEKPLRATKAILKIISSEKETTEESLKTADEGESSSDELQSSNNDESRSSGTSDDNTTDEDGSDSGESTRTESLTFNTQFSMHKLMKLICALTEPQKRLIDQCGFGSILKLKCRNMPYKQLIVWLARYYDEKTQCIKIPGTGAFKIDALTVHWILGIPRGRAKIKARASREVKSVIANDTTPGPLAPKIQDLIAMITPELMGDRFVRIFMLVVLSIFLCPTSSTRASCHYYEGIHLVKKIKSYDWCDAVMSSLKSGLSKFQKYVGKGNTCEKATLSGCIFVLFTAYFDYLGSEINIVPQTIPRIDAWTDDFVDQYMVLYPKFKKMEIKKVECTVFGKTHFNQRSTRDSCFDASNESPSAANVAGPSSQHKTSKKVKKQSTKGPSHTLLHENVQIDRYSAQRVIPDCTDSGFRVFSGEELHLDVDKYIRSITGTDCSNEVFVNLRNLCQSFFKDSFRKYISSVEPVIVSQSCALVKSYLSGLQQSHTEKVSGDPSKENVDDDTSSANTDGFLKLSIHTDKIVGGSSNWKDHDGSSNLDIAASEKSPIDTQMGDASPSKDKEDDAPSNPVAHGNKKLSIKQMR; the protein is encoded by the exons ATGGCCCCCGccggcggaggcgacgaggtggGAGAGTCCGGCGGACCATCCAAGCGCCGCCGAGTCGAGCGAAGTGCTGCTGGTGGCG CGAAAGAAGGTCAGAGTCTTGGGGTGGAATCTGGAAGCGGAAAGAGCAAAGATCCAGTTATGTCCAAAGGTTGGATAG AATATTTGGAGGTGAGGTGCGAGGATTCTCAGAGGATTATAAGGGAGATTGAAGACTTGAAGTCTGAAGTAGATGAGGATTTGCGACAGCTTGGATACTGCAAGGAGAATGAGAAGCTGAGAGCTGATCTGGCTGTGAAGGTGAAAGAGAGGCATTGCCTGATGAAGCGGATTGAGGAGCTGGAAGCTAAGATTGACTTCCTGAGGAAGCGGACTGAGGAGCTGGAAGCCATTAATGATGGCCTGCCAAAGCGGAACGAGGAGCTGCAGGCCAAGAATGACGACCTAACGAAGCAGAACAAGGAGCTGCAGGCCAGGAATGACAGCCTGACAAAGGGGAATGAGGAGTTGCAAGCCAAGAACGACGACCTCCATAAGAAT CAGGTTGTGAGCGCTGACTCCATTCAAGCCAATGATGCTGAACTTGCCACTCAAAAAGAAGAGATTAAAT CATTGAAGGCTTATCTGGGAGAGGAGAGCTATTCAAAGAAAAAGGACTTTTGTCAGCAGAAAATCGAAGATGGGGAAAAACTTGAGAAGCCTCTGAGGGCCACAAAAGCTATATTGAAAATCATATCTTCTGAGAAAGAGACTACTGAAGAGAGTCTAAAG ACGGCTGATGAGGGAGAAAGTTCTTCTGATGAGTTGCAGTCTTCTAATAATGAT GAATCTCGTTCTTCTGGTACTAGTGATGATAATACCACTGATGAGGATGGGAGTGACAGTGGCGAGAGCACCAGAACTGAATCCTTA aCATTCAACACTCAATTTTCAATGCATAAGTTGATGAAACTGATATGTGCTCTTACCGAACCTCAGAAACGGCTGATTGATCAATGTGGGTTTGGCTCCATACTTAAGCTGAAATGTAGAAACATGCCTTATAAGCAGCTCATTGTCTGGTTGGCAAGGTACTATGATGAGAAGACACAGTGTATCAAAATTCCAGGGACTGGTGCATTCAAGATTGATGCTCTGACAGTCCATTGGATTCTTGGAATTCCTCGTGGTCGAGCTAAGATAAAAGCAAGAGCTTCTCGGGAGGTCAAGTCTGTTATTGCTAATGATACAACTCCAGGACCGTTAGCACCAAAGATTCAAGATCTTATTGCCATGATTACTCCTGAGCTTATGGGGGACAGATTTGTTAGGATCTTCATGTTAGTAGTCCTCTCTATATTTCTGTGCCCGACCAGTTCAACCAGAGCCAGCTGTCATTACTATGAGGGAATCCATTTAGTAAAAAAGATCAAGTCTTATGATTGGTGTGATGCAGTGATGAGTTCTTTGAAATCTGGGCTTTCTAAATTCCAAAAGTATGTGGGTAAAGGGAATACTTGTGAGAAAGCGACTTTGTCTGGTTGCATTTTTGTCCTATTT ACTGCCTACTTTGATTATCTGGGTTCAGAGATCAATATTGTTCCGCAGACTATACCTCGTATTGATGCTTGGACTGATGATTTTGTTGATCAGTATATGGTACTTTACCCAAAATTTAAAAAGATGGAG ATTAAAAAAGTTGAATGTACTGTTTTTGGGAAGACTCATTTCAATCAAAGAAGTACAAGAGATTCCTGTTTTGATGCTTCAAATGAGTCACCTTCTGCAGCAAATGTTGCTGGGCCTTCTTCACAGCATAAGACATCTAAGAAAGTGAAAAAG CAGAGCACAAAGGGTCCTTCACATACACTTCTACATGAAAATGTGCAAATTGATAGGTATTCTGCGCAGAGAGTAATTCCTGACTGTACTGATTCTGGTTTTCGTGTTTTCTCTGGAGAGGAACTGCATCTTGATGTTGACAAGTATATTCGTTCTATTACTGGCACTGATTGTAGCAATGAG GTGTTTGTGAATTTGAGGAACTTATGCCAATCTTTCTTCAAAGATTCATTTAGGAAGTATATTTCGTCTGTTGAGCCGGTTATTGTGAGTCAGTCTTGTGCATTGGTCAAATCTTATTTGTCTGGTCTGCAACAATCTCACACTGAGAAAGTATCCGGTGATCCTTCTAAAGAGAATGTAGATGATGATACTTCAAGTGCAAATACTGATGGTTTTCTAAAATTGTCAATTCACACTGACAAAATAGTTGGTGGTAGTTCAAATTGGAAAGACCATGATGGTAGTTCAAATCTGGATATTGCTGCCTCTGAAAAATCACCAATTGACACTCAGATGGGAGATGCTAGTCCTTCAAAAGACAAAGAAGATGATGCTCCTTCAAATCCAGTTGCTCATGGTAATAAGAAATTGTCAATTAAACAAATGAGGTGA
- the LOC136457773 gene encoding uncharacterized protein isoform X4 → MAPAGGGDEVGESGGPSKRRRVERSAAGGAKEGQSLGVESGSGKSKDPVMSKEYLEVRCEDSQRIIREIEDLKSEVDEDLRQLGYCKENEKLRADLAVKVKERHCLMKRIEELEAKIDFLRKRTEELEAINDGLPKRNEELQAKNDDLTKQNKELQARNDSLTKGNEELQAKNDDLHKNQVVSADSIQANDAELATQKEEIKSLKAYLGEESYSKKKDFCQQKIEDGEKLEKPLRATKAILKIISSEKETTEESLKTADEGESSSDELQSSNNDESRSSGTSDDNTTDEDGSDSGESTRTESLTFNTQFSMHKLMKLICALTEPQKRLIDQCGFGSILKLKCRNMPYKQLIVWLARYYDEKTQCIKIPGTGAFKIDALTVHWILGIPRGRAKIKARASREVKSVIANDTTPGPLAPKIQDLIAMITPELMGDRFVRIFMLVVLSIFLCPTSSTRASCHYYEGIHLVKKIKSYDWCDAVMSSLKSGLSKFQKYVGKGNTCEKATLSGCIFVLFTAYFDYLGSEINIVPQTIPRIDAWTDDFVDQYMVLYPKFKKMEIKKVECTVFGKTHFNQRSTRDSCFDASNESPSAANVAGPSSQHKTSKKVKKQSTKGPSHTLLHENVQIDRYSAQRVIPDCTDSGFRVFSGEELHLDVDKYIRSITGTDCSNEVFVNLRNLCQSFFKDSFRKYISSVEPVIVSQSCALVKSYLSGLQQSHTEKVSGDPSKENVDDDTSSANTDGFLKLSIHTDKIVGGSSNWKDHDGSSNLDIAASEKSPIDTQMGDASPSKDKEDDAPSNPVAHGNKKLSIKQMR, encoded by the exons ATGGCCCCCGccggcggaggcgacgaggtggGAGAGTCCGGCGGACCATCCAAGCGCCGCCGAGTCGAGCGAAGTGCTGCTGGTGGCG CGAAAGAAGGTCAGAGTCTTGGGGTGGAATCTGGAAGCGGAAAGAGCAAAGATCCAGTTATGTCCAAAG AATATTTGGAGGTGAGGTGCGAGGATTCTCAGAGGATTATAAGGGAGATTGAAGACTTGAAGTCTGAAGTAGATGAGGATTTGCGACAGCTTGGATACTGCAAGGAGAATGAGAAGCTGAGAGCTGATCTGGCTGTGAAGGTGAAAGAGAGGCATTGCCTGATGAAGCGGATTGAGGAGCTGGAAGCTAAGATTGACTTCCTGAGGAAGCGGACTGAGGAGCTGGAAGCCATTAATGATGGCCTGCCAAAGCGGAACGAGGAGCTGCAGGCCAAGAATGACGACCTAACGAAGCAGAACAAGGAGCTGCAGGCCAGGAATGACAGCCTGACAAAGGGGAATGAGGAGTTGCAAGCCAAGAACGACGACCTCCATAAGAAT CAGGTTGTGAGCGCTGACTCCATTCAAGCCAATGATGCTGAACTTGCCACTCAAAAAGAAGAGATTAAAT CATTGAAGGCTTATCTGGGAGAGGAGAGCTATTCAAAGAAAAAGGACTTTTGTCAGCAGAAAATCGAAGATGGGGAAAAACTTGAGAAGCCTCTGAGGGCCACAAAAGCTATATTGAAAATCATATCTTCTGAGAAAGAGACTACTGAAGAGAGTCTAAAG ACGGCTGATGAGGGAGAAAGTTCTTCTGATGAGTTGCAGTCTTCTAATAATGAT GAATCTCGTTCTTCTGGTACTAGTGATGATAATACCACTGATGAGGATGGGAGTGACAGTGGCGAGAGCACCAGAACTGAATCCTTA aCATTCAACACTCAATTTTCAATGCATAAGTTGATGAAACTGATATGTGCTCTTACCGAACCTCAGAAACGGCTGATTGATCAATGTGGGTTTGGCTCCATACTTAAGCTGAAATGTAGAAACATGCCTTATAAGCAGCTCATTGTCTGGTTGGCAAGGTACTATGATGAGAAGACACAGTGTATCAAAATTCCAGGGACTGGTGCATTCAAGATTGATGCTCTGACAGTCCATTGGATTCTTGGAATTCCTCGTGGTCGAGCTAAGATAAAAGCAAGAGCTTCTCGGGAGGTCAAGTCTGTTATTGCTAATGATACAACTCCAGGACCGTTAGCACCAAAGATTCAAGATCTTATTGCCATGATTACTCCTGAGCTTATGGGGGACAGATTTGTTAGGATCTTCATGTTAGTAGTCCTCTCTATATTTCTGTGCCCGACCAGTTCAACCAGAGCCAGCTGTCATTACTATGAGGGAATCCATTTAGTAAAAAAGATCAAGTCTTATGATTGGTGTGATGCAGTGATGAGTTCTTTGAAATCTGGGCTTTCTAAATTCCAAAAGTATGTGGGTAAAGGGAATACTTGTGAGAAAGCGACTTTGTCTGGTTGCATTTTTGTCCTATTT ACTGCCTACTTTGATTATCTGGGTTCAGAGATCAATATTGTTCCGCAGACTATACCTCGTATTGATGCTTGGACTGATGATTTTGTTGATCAGTATATGGTACTTTACCCAAAATTTAAAAAGATGGAG ATTAAAAAAGTTGAATGTACTGTTTTTGGGAAGACTCATTTCAATCAAAGAAGTACAAGAGATTCCTGTTTTGATGCTTCAAATGAGTCACCTTCTGCAGCAAATGTTGCTGGGCCTTCTTCACAGCATAAGACATCTAAGAAAGTGAAAAAG CAGAGCACAAAGGGTCCTTCACATACACTTCTACATGAAAATGTGCAAATTGATAGGTATTCTGCGCAGAGAGTAATTCCTGACTGTACTGATTCTGGTTTTCGTGTTTTCTCTGGAGAGGAACTGCATCTTGATGTTGACAAGTATATTCGTTCTATTACTGGCACTGATTGTAGCAATGAG GTGTTTGTGAATTTGAGGAACTTATGCCAATCTTTCTTCAAAGATTCATTTAGGAAGTATATTTCGTCTGTTGAGCCGGTTATTGTGAGTCAGTCTTGTGCATTGGTCAAATCTTATTTGTCTGGTCTGCAACAATCTCACACTGAGAAAGTATCCGGTGATCCTTCTAAAGAGAATGTAGATGATGATACTTCAAGTGCAAATACTGATGGTTTTCTAAAATTGTCAATTCACACTGACAAAATAGTTGGTGGTAGTTCAAATTGGAAAGACCATGATGGTAGTTCAAATCTGGATATTGCTGCCTCTGAAAAATCACCAATTGACACTCAGATGGGAGATGCTAGTCCTTCAAAAGACAAAGAAGATGATGCTCCTTCAAATCCAGTTGCTCATGGTAATAAGAAATTGTCAATTAAACAAATGAGGTGA
- the LOC136457773 gene encoding uncharacterized protein isoform X3 yields the protein MAPAGGGDEVGESGGPSKRRRVERSAAGGAKEGQSLGVESGSGKSKDPVMSKGWIEYLEVRCEDSQRIIREIEDLKSEVDEDLRQLGYCKENEKLRADLAVKVKERHCLMKRIEELEAKIDFLRKRTEELEAINDGLPKRNEELQAKNDDLTKQNKELQARNDSLTKGNEELQAKNDDLHKNQVVSADSIQANDAELATQKEEIKSLKAYLGEESYSKKKDFCQQKIEDGEKLEKPLRATKAILKIISSEKETTEESLKTADEGESSSDELQSSNNDESRSSGTSDDNTTDEDGSDSGESTRTESLTFNTQFSMHKLMKLICALTEPQKRLIDQCGFGSILKLKCRNMPYKQLIVWLARYYDEKTQCIKIPGTGAFKIDALTVHWILGIPRGRAKIKARASREVKSVIANDTTPGPLAPKIQDLIAMITPELMGDRFVRIFMLVVLSIFLCPTSSTRASCHYYEGIHLVKKIKSYDWCDAVMSSLKSGLSKFQKYVGKGNTCEKATLSGCIFVLFTAYFDYLGSEINIVPQTIPRIDAWTDDFVDQYMVLYPKFKKMEIKKVECTVFGKTHFNQRSTRDSCFDASNESPSAANVAGPSSQHKTSKKVKKSTKGPSHTLLHENVQIDRYSAQRVIPDCTDSGFRVFSGEELHLDVDKYIRSITGTDCSNEVFVNLRNLCQSFFKDSFRKYISSVEPVIVSQSCALVKSYLSGLQQSHTEKVSGDPSKENVDDDTSSANTDGFLKLSIHTDKIVGGSSNWKDHDGSSNLDIAASEKSPIDTQMGDASPSKDKEDDAPSNPVAHGNKKLSIKQMR from the exons ATGGCCCCCGccggcggaggcgacgaggtggGAGAGTCCGGCGGACCATCCAAGCGCCGCCGAGTCGAGCGAAGTGCTGCTGGTGGCG CGAAAGAAGGTCAGAGTCTTGGGGTGGAATCTGGAAGCGGAAAGAGCAAAGATCCAGTTATGTCCAAAGGTTGGATAG AATATTTGGAGGTGAGGTGCGAGGATTCTCAGAGGATTATAAGGGAGATTGAAGACTTGAAGTCTGAAGTAGATGAGGATTTGCGACAGCTTGGATACTGCAAGGAGAATGAGAAGCTGAGAGCTGATCTGGCTGTGAAGGTGAAAGAGAGGCATTGCCTGATGAAGCGGATTGAGGAGCTGGAAGCTAAGATTGACTTCCTGAGGAAGCGGACTGAGGAGCTGGAAGCCATTAATGATGGCCTGCCAAAGCGGAACGAGGAGCTGCAGGCCAAGAATGACGACCTAACGAAGCAGAACAAGGAGCTGCAGGCCAGGAATGACAGCCTGACAAAGGGGAATGAGGAGTTGCAAGCCAAGAACGACGACCTCCATAAGAAT CAGGTTGTGAGCGCTGACTCCATTCAAGCCAATGATGCTGAACTTGCCACTCAAAAAGAAGAGATTAAAT CATTGAAGGCTTATCTGGGAGAGGAGAGCTATTCAAAGAAAAAGGACTTTTGTCAGCAGAAAATCGAAGATGGGGAAAAACTTGAGAAGCCTCTGAGGGCCACAAAAGCTATATTGAAAATCATATCTTCTGAGAAAGAGACTACTGAAGAGAGTCTAAAG ACGGCTGATGAGGGAGAAAGTTCTTCTGATGAGTTGCAGTCTTCTAATAATGAT GAATCTCGTTCTTCTGGTACTAGTGATGATAATACCACTGATGAGGATGGGAGTGACAGTGGCGAGAGCACCAGAACTGAATCCTTA aCATTCAACACTCAATTTTCAATGCATAAGTTGATGAAACTGATATGTGCTCTTACCGAACCTCAGAAACGGCTGATTGATCAATGTGGGTTTGGCTCCATACTTAAGCTGAAATGTAGAAACATGCCTTATAAGCAGCTCATTGTCTGGTTGGCAAGGTACTATGATGAGAAGACACAGTGTATCAAAATTCCAGGGACTGGTGCATTCAAGATTGATGCTCTGACAGTCCATTGGATTCTTGGAATTCCTCGTGGTCGAGCTAAGATAAAAGCAAGAGCTTCTCGGGAGGTCAAGTCTGTTATTGCTAATGATACAACTCCAGGACCGTTAGCACCAAAGATTCAAGATCTTATTGCCATGATTACTCCTGAGCTTATGGGGGACAGATTTGTTAGGATCTTCATGTTAGTAGTCCTCTCTATATTTCTGTGCCCGACCAGTTCAACCAGAGCCAGCTGTCATTACTATGAGGGAATCCATTTAGTAAAAAAGATCAAGTCTTATGATTGGTGTGATGCAGTGATGAGTTCTTTGAAATCTGGGCTTTCTAAATTCCAAAAGTATGTGGGTAAAGGGAATACTTGTGAGAAAGCGACTTTGTCTGGTTGCATTTTTGTCCTATTT ACTGCCTACTTTGATTATCTGGGTTCAGAGATCAATATTGTTCCGCAGACTATACCTCGTATTGATGCTTGGACTGATGATTTTGTTGATCAGTATATGGTACTTTACCCAAAATTTAAAAAGATGGAG ATTAAAAAAGTTGAATGTACTGTTTTTGGGAAGACTCATTTCAATCAAAGAAGTACAAGAGATTCCTGTTTTGATGCTTCAAATGAGTCACCTTCTGCAGCAAATGTTGCTGGGCCTTCTTCACAGCATAAGACATCTAAGAAAGTGAAAAAG AGCACAAAGGGTCCTTCACATACACTTCTACATGAAAATGTGCAAATTGATAGGTATTCTGCGCAGAGAGTAATTCCTGACTGTACTGATTCTGGTTTTCGTGTTTTCTCTGGAGAGGAACTGCATCTTGATGTTGACAAGTATATTCGTTCTATTACTGGCACTGATTGTAGCAATGAG GTGTTTGTGAATTTGAGGAACTTATGCCAATCTTTCTTCAAAGATTCATTTAGGAAGTATATTTCGTCTGTTGAGCCGGTTATTGTGAGTCAGTCTTGTGCATTGGTCAAATCTTATTTGTCTGGTCTGCAACAATCTCACACTGAGAAAGTATCCGGTGATCCTTCTAAAGAGAATGTAGATGATGATACTTCAAGTGCAAATACTGATGGTTTTCTAAAATTGTCAATTCACACTGACAAAATAGTTGGTGGTAGTTCAAATTGGAAAGACCATGATGGTAGTTCAAATCTGGATATTGCTGCCTCTGAAAAATCACCAATTGACACTCAGATGGGAGATGCTAGTCCTTCAAAAGACAAAGAAGATGATGCTCCTTCAAATCCAGTTGCTCATGGTAATAAGAAATTGTCAATTAAACAAATGAGGTGA
- the LOC136457773 gene encoding uncharacterized protein isoform X2 has protein sequence MAPAGGGDEVGESGGPSKRRRVERSAAGGAKEGQSLGVESGSGKSKDPVMSKGWIEYLEVRCEDSQRIIREIEDLKSEVDEDLRQLGYCKENEKLRADLAVKVKERHCLMKRIEELEAKIDFLRKRTEELEAINDGLPKRNEELQAKNDDLTKQNKELQARNDSLTKGNEELQAKNDDLHKNVVSADSIQANDAELATQKEEIKSLKAYLGEESYSKKKDFCQQKIEDGEKLEKPLRATKAILKIISSEKETTEESLKTADEGESSSDELQSSNNDESRSSGTSDDNTTDEDGSDSGESTRTESLTFNTQFSMHKLMKLICALTEPQKRLIDQCGFGSILKLKCRNMPYKQLIVWLARYYDEKTQCIKIPGTGAFKIDALTVHWILGIPRGRAKIKARASREVKSVIANDTTPGPLAPKIQDLIAMITPELMGDRFVRIFMLVVLSIFLCPTSSTRASCHYYEGIHLVKKIKSYDWCDAVMSSLKSGLSKFQKYVGKGNTCEKATLSGCIFVLFTAYFDYLGSEINIVPQTIPRIDAWTDDFVDQYMVLYPKFKKMEIKKVECTVFGKTHFNQRSTRDSCFDASNESPSAANVAGPSSQHKTSKKVKKQSTKGPSHTLLHENVQIDRYSAQRVIPDCTDSGFRVFSGEELHLDVDKYIRSITGTDCSNEVFVNLRNLCQSFFKDSFRKYISSVEPVIVSQSCALVKSYLSGLQQSHTEKVSGDPSKENVDDDTSSANTDGFLKLSIHTDKIVGGSSNWKDHDGSSNLDIAASEKSPIDTQMGDASPSKDKEDDAPSNPVAHGNKKLSIKQMR, from the exons ATGGCCCCCGccggcggaggcgacgaggtggGAGAGTCCGGCGGACCATCCAAGCGCCGCCGAGTCGAGCGAAGTGCTGCTGGTGGCG CGAAAGAAGGTCAGAGTCTTGGGGTGGAATCTGGAAGCGGAAAGAGCAAAGATCCAGTTATGTCCAAAGGTTGGATAG AATATTTGGAGGTGAGGTGCGAGGATTCTCAGAGGATTATAAGGGAGATTGAAGACTTGAAGTCTGAAGTAGATGAGGATTTGCGACAGCTTGGATACTGCAAGGAGAATGAGAAGCTGAGAGCTGATCTGGCTGTGAAGGTGAAAGAGAGGCATTGCCTGATGAAGCGGATTGAGGAGCTGGAAGCTAAGATTGACTTCCTGAGGAAGCGGACTGAGGAGCTGGAAGCCATTAATGATGGCCTGCCAAAGCGGAACGAGGAGCTGCAGGCCAAGAATGACGACCTAACGAAGCAGAACAAGGAGCTGCAGGCCAGGAATGACAGCCTGACAAAGGGGAATGAGGAGTTGCAAGCCAAGAACGACGACCTCCATAAGAAT GTTGTGAGCGCTGACTCCATTCAAGCCAATGATGCTGAACTTGCCACTCAAAAAGAAGAGATTAAAT CATTGAAGGCTTATCTGGGAGAGGAGAGCTATTCAAAGAAAAAGGACTTTTGTCAGCAGAAAATCGAAGATGGGGAAAAACTTGAGAAGCCTCTGAGGGCCACAAAAGCTATATTGAAAATCATATCTTCTGAGAAAGAGACTACTGAAGAGAGTCTAAAG ACGGCTGATGAGGGAGAAAGTTCTTCTGATGAGTTGCAGTCTTCTAATAATGAT GAATCTCGTTCTTCTGGTACTAGTGATGATAATACCACTGATGAGGATGGGAGTGACAGTGGCGAGAGCACCAGAACTGAATCCTTA aCATTCAACACTCAATTTTCAATGCATAAGTTGATGAAACTGATATGTGCTCTTACCGAACCTCAGAAACGGCTGATTGATCAATGTGGGTTTGGCTCCATACTTAAGCTGAAATGTAGAAACATGCCTTATAAGCAGCTCATTGTCTGGTTGGCAAGGTACTATGATGAGAAGACACAGTGTATCAAAATTCCAGGGACTGGTGCATTCAAGATTGATGCTCTGACAGTCCATTGGATTCTTGGAATTCCTCGTGGTCGAGCTAAGATAAAAGCAAGAGCTTCTCGGGAGGTCAAGTCTGTTATTGCTAATGATACAACTCCAGGACCGTTAGCACCAAAGATTCAAGATCTTATTGCCATGATTACTCCTGAGCTTATGGGGGACAGATTTGTTAGGATCTTCATGTTAGTAGTCCTCTCTATATTTCTGTGCCCGACCAGTTCAACCAGAGCCAGCTGTCATTACTATGAGGGAATCCATTTAGTAAAAAAGATCAAGTCTTATGATTGGTGTGATGCAGTGATGAGTTCTTTGAAATCTGGGCTTTCTAAATTCCAAAAGTATGTGGGTAAAGGGAATACTTGTGAGAAAGCGACTTTGTCTGGTTGCATTTTTGTCCTATTT ACTGCCTACTTTGATTATCTGGGTTCAGAGATCAATATTGTTCCGCAGACTATACCTCGTATTGATGCTTGGACTGATGATTTTGTTGATCAGTATATGGTACTTTACCCAAAATTTAAAAAGATGGAG ATTAAAAAAGTTGAATGTACTGTTTTTGGGAAGACTCATTTCAATCAAAGAAGTACAAGAGATTCCTGTTTTGATGCTTCAAATGAGTCACCTTCTGCAGCAAATGTTGCTGGGCCTTCTTCACAGCATAAGACATCTAAGAAAGTGAAAAAG CAGAGCACAAAGGGTCCTTCACATACACTTCTACATGAAAATGTGCAAATTGATAGGTATTCTGCGCAGAGAGTAATTCCTGACTGTACTGATTCTGGTTTTCGTGTTTTCTCTGGAGAGGAACTGCATCTTGATGTTGACAAGTATATTCGTTCTATTACTGGCACTGATTGTAGCAATGAG GTGTTTGTGAATTTGAGGAACTTATGCCAATCTTTCTTCAAAGATTCATTTAGGAAGTATATTTCGTCTGTTGAGCCGGTTATTGTGAGTCAGTCTTGTGCATTGGTCAAATCTTATTTGTCTGGTCTGCAACAATCTCACACTGAGAAAGTATCCGGTGATCCTTCTAAAGAGAATGTAGATGATGATACTTCAAGTGCAAATACTGATGGTTTTCTAAAATTGTCAATTCACACTGACAAAATAGTTGGTGGTAGTTCAAATTGGAAAGACCATGATGGTAGTTCAAATCTGGATATTGCTGCCTCTGAAAAATCACCAATTGACACTCAGATGGGAGATGCTAGTCCTTCAAAAGACAAAGAAGATGATGCTCCTTCAAATCCAGTTGCTCATGGTAATAAGAAATTGTCAATTAAACAAATGAGGTGA